From a single Paraburkholderia edwinii genomic region:
- a CDS encoding helix-turn-helix domain-containing protein, with amino-acid sequence MLTPTTTPTVVRPAAHSPVRAPAAGSAGLSASEAPNARHVARCSTCAMRHLCMPQGMSAEELPKLEALICRARAVRRGEPLYRAGTPFENLYAVRSGSLKTTMAHRDGREQVTGLRLAGESLGLDGISSDTHACSAIALEDSSVCIVPYEALKRLCRESGTLQERLHKLMGEQIVREASQMLTLGSLNADERVAAFLLDVSERNAQRGYSSAEFNLRMTREDMGSYLGMTLETVSRTLSKFQKRGLIDARGKFIRIVDLEGLRDL; translated from the coding sequence ATGCTGACACCCACCACCACTCCGACGGTCGTGCGCCCCGCCGCGCACAGTCCAGTCCGCGCACCCGCTGCGGGCTCCGCGGGCCTGTCAGCCTCCGAGGCCCCTAACGCCCGCCACGTCGCGCGCTGCTCCACCTGCGCAATGCGTCATCTGTGCATGCCGCAAGGCATGTCGGCGGAAGAACTGCCGAAACTCGAAGCGCTGATCTGCAGGGCGCGCGCGGTGCGCCGCGGCGAACCGCTGTATCGCGCCGGCACACCTTTCGAAAACCTTTACGCTGTCCGCTCAGGCTCGCTCAAAACGACCATGGCGCACCGCGACGGCCGCGAACAGGTAACAGGCCTGCGCCTTGCTGGCGAATCGCTTGGACTCGACGGCATCAGCAGCGACACGCACGCGTGCAGCGCAATCGCACTCGAGGACAGTTCCGTGTGCATCGTCCCGTACGAGGCGCTCAAGCGCCTGTGCCGCGAGAGCGGCACGCTGCAGGAACGGCTGCACAAGCTGATGGGCGAGCAGATCGTCCGCGAGGCGAGCCAGATGCTGACGCTCGGCTCGCTGAACGCCGACGAACGCGTCGCGGCGTTTCTGCTCGATGTGTCGGAGCGCAATGCGCAGCGCGGCTATTCGTCGGCCGAATTCAACCTGCGCATGACGCGCGAAGATATGGGCAGTTACCTCGGCATGACGCTCGAAACGGTCAGCCGCACGTTGTCGAAATTCCAGAAGCGCGGCCTGATCGACGCGCGCGGCAAATTCATTCGTATTGTCGACCTGGAAGGACTGCGTGACCTGTAA
- a CDS encoding universal stress protein — MYKRILVAVDGSKTSRGAFEAAIHLAASFGATLRAYYVVENTPMYFEAPGYDPGILQKQFVQQGKELTVELTQAMQARNVSGDVTVGEASPNDDVPTLVLKAAAHYNADLLVMGTHGRRGMQRLILGSVAERCVRQATLPVLLVPAAASHEAEAKSDKP; from the coding sequence ATGTACAAACGCATCCTTGTAGCAGTCGACGGCAGTAAGACCTCGCGCGGCGCATTCGAGGCCGCCATTCATCTTGCCGCGTCGTTCGGCGCGACATTGCGCGCTTATTACGTCGTCGAGAACACGCCGATGTATTTCGAAGCACCGGGCTACGACCCGGGCATTCTGCAAAAACAGTTTGTGCAACAGGGCAAGGAGCTGACCGTCGAGCTCACGCAGGCCATGCAGGCGCGCAATGTCAGCGGCGACGTGACGGTAGGCGAAGCGTCCCCCAACGACGATGTCCCGACGCTCGTCCTGAAGGCCGCGGCACATTACAACGCGGACCTGCTCGTGATGGGCACGCACGGGCGCCGCGGCATGCAGCGCCTGATACTGGGCAGCGTTGCGGAGCGCTGTGTGCGTCAAGCGACATTGCCGGTACTGCTGGTTCCCGCAGCGGCAAGCCACGAAGCAGAGGCGAAAAGCGACAAGCCATAA
- a CDS encoding response regulator transcription factor, with translation MRTCNEDATSFCGILGLGELPEQRVTGTQPIVYVVDDDASMRATLGSLLLSVGYRVETFDSSAAFLAFKRPDVTSCLVLDIRLRGESGLAFQRDCGRFDLRMPILFVTGHGDVAMSVQAMKAGAVDFLAKPFRDQDMLDAIHDALERDSQRRREEERLRPLRHCYTRLSSREREVMHLVITGLLNKQIAGALDVSEDCVKLHRSQVMKKMNARSVPDLVRKAKDLGINPRC, from the coding sequence ATGCGCACCTGTAACGAAGACGCAACGTCATTTTGTGGAATCCTGGGTCTTGGCGAATTGCCGGAACAGCGTGTAACCGGCACGCAGCCGATCGTCTACGTCGTGGACGATGATGCATCGATGCGTGCCACGCTCGGTTCGCTGCTCCTTTCCGTCGGTTACCGCGTCGAGACGTTCGACTCTTCGGCGGCCTTTCTCGCATTCAAGCGGCCGGACGTCACGAGCTGCCTCGTGCTCGATATCCGTCTGCGTGGCGAAAGTGGCCTTGCGTTCCAGCGCGACTGCGGTCGTTTCGATTTGCGCATGCCGATTCTTTTCGTGACCGGGCACGGCGATGTCGCGATGTCCGTTCAGGCGATGAAAGCCGGCGCAGTGGATTTCCTTGCCAAGCCGTTTCGCGACCAGGACATGCTCGACGCGATACACGACGCGCTCGAGCGCGATTCCCAAAGGCGTCGTGAAGAAGAAAGGCTGAGGCCGTTGCGCCATTGCTATACGAGGCTCTCGTCTCGCGAAAGAGAGGTCATGCATCTGGTGATTACGGGCCTGCTGAACAAGCAGATCGCGGGTGCGCTCGATGTGAGCGAAGACTGCGTGAAGCTGCACCGCAGTCAGGTGATGAAGAAGATGAACGCGCGATCGGTGCCGGATCTCGTGCGCAAGGCGAAAGACCTCGGTATTAATCCGCGCTGCTAG
- a CDS encoding DUF2844 domain-containing protein, protein MEIENKVLKARLIGFAVVVCIGFAANTAVAALGSFPLTGADPHVASNVMREAAVLKAATGSQANAATPSANALYRVNVVTLNSGTVVREFVATSSGNVFALTWEGPQTPNYAAILGSYSERYLRPAGKDVIRVGGVSERSLSSPDLVVQSMGHLGHFHGCAYLPQEFPDGLSVSDLQ, encoded by the coding sequence ATGGAAATTGAAAACAAGGTACTAAAAGCAAGATTGATCGGATTCGCCGTGGTCGTCTGCATCGGCTTTGCTGCAAACACAGCCGTTGCGGCGCTGGGTAGCTTCCCGTTGACGGGTGCTGATCCTCATGTGGCCTCTAACGTCATGAGAGAAGCTGCGGTACTGAAGGCCGCGACGGGTTCGCAGGCTAACGCGGCAACGCCTTCGGCAAATGCACTCTATAGAGTGAATGTCGTCACGTTGAATTCGGGCACTGTCGTACGTGAATTTGTCGCGACGTCCAGCGGTAATGTATTTGCGCTTACCTGGGAGGGTCCGCAGACGCCGAATTATGCGGCGATACTTGGTAGCTATTCGGAACGCTATCTGCGGCCCGCGGGTAAAGATGTGATTCGTGTGGGGGGTGTGAGCGAAAGAAGCCTCAGTTCGCCCGATCTGGTTGTTCAGTCGATGGGCCATTTAGGCCATTTTCACGGCTGCGCCTATCTTCCGCAGGAATTTCCTGACGGTCTATCTGTTTCCGATCTTCAATAA
- a CDS encoding trifunctional serine/threonine-protein kinase/ATP-binding protein/sensor histidine kinase — protein MKNHSHVLSSVHGGDQLLAQDTAVCAPPHCPSYSSSSVLKGGDHLLIRYVDDQTGARLIRVCPEDDTDCMQRLQAAYSLRNQLDRRWAVVPVALSRYAGRTALVSIDPGGVLLANHLQGTFDFESFMTLADALTTALCASHTAGMIHGNLRPGNILVDFDTCQSWLMGFADGDELSGYHEDEGADLSLIYRAPEQRGCLELDRDIDARTDIYALGCIFHELLTGSAPPLAGAVATMHSDAAAHAVSASWHVAGIPSQVAAIVTKMLATLPENRYQSVASLAADLSLCRTFWRERQSIPSFPLDLRNIGHKFKSPAKAYGRVHELNVLTASLERVAATGKAEFALLTGYSGTGKSSLVANFIAGLAAKPHDYAAGKCDPLKSTVPYSAVAQAFQALLRPILGAEDAPFHSMRARLTEALGVNAGVLAALVPSAALILGDVPPVPKLKPRLERIRFLRLTAQLLNAFATAQKPLILFFDDLQWADAGTLAVIRHLITEPSVRHVLIVAAYRDIGKQSSSTLQWLDDDAIRHQMVVVPAQPLRTTDLAELISDTLACTLPEALPLAKHVESRTGGEPFFAIRLLASLADEGAISFDYRDCKWTWNLRGVAQIAHPDNIADFMRLRIASLSAQTQGTLHYLACLESSSLDILNVAMHGELSETLSALIDAQKQDLVVQQANNWRFWHDRVREAVYTSIPAAERQAFHFAIGRTLAACATIDLQGDQLFVVVNQINRGLQFVKSVAERQSFGRLNLAAGRRARDAAEHVSALGYFAAAARLLSGTRESADRYAAEFHLSECEFLTGAGSFALKRLQRLSRNFLDLRLRTSVTRLLVTILTARDQTHDALDVALNYLRQAGEQLPAKPSADDVDDEFKRVVNLMNGRKPHDLLAMPLMRNMQLRSIMEVYVGLLPVAIFHDRDLRDLVLLRMTALSLEHGHCDASTHAYAGVVRALGARYGDYEMGIQFGELAMKLIDNKDLGSMKVRAQLAVGACVLPWSQPVKRAETLVREAMHTASVIGDLNYEIYSRRNLVSILIFSATPIREAMAQADAGLDIARKYGIDLMADSFTAQIWMLRQLCGLPIDEASLLTAGYDPRAIDRIAINTALPKSIAAFAHWTRQMQLALTFGDFEAALTAEREAAKHAWTSDSLVERVDHCCYGALAHAEALLARSFEIIPEHVVALYDRHNTLAVWARYCPENFRCRLALVEAQIACVEGRCADAEQRFEEAIKDARQHGFFQIEAMAAEAAARHYARRALHIVARSYLCHARQAYVSLGATAKVHAIDSVDTEEPVASTPRERRAADRSVCHGRNGHQAGSAAPPSGEMILSKLAGTIVTSSVEFAGAQRGILALYKGASLQIAARAHITRNGVALSMCPAELTSRDVPMTILKEVARTRSHIALDDVSESDAFASDPYIESNRPRSIACMPIIQQSRLTGMLYLENCLAAGVFTSRKIDVLVALATQAAAALENARIYARVTEESRPRDSAGDASPPHESQTEQARVKPLATTRELVASVVHEVAQPFATVGTAAIAALNWLSAPQPDIDQARYMVEQVVEQSSRGRSIVHSLRALVGNAAPSFELFDINESISQTLLQVRGRIREAHIELDTQSLNRNLPVYGDRTQLQQVVLNLLLNAMDAMESVTGRKRILTINTSEPSTEDVLVAVEDTGPGIAPSVAGRLFSPFVTTKKEGLGMGLVICNMIIEAHGGVLTVEPGPESGSVFRFSLPKASA, from the coding sequence ATGAAGAACCACAGCCACGTATTGAGTTCAGTGCATGGTGGCGATCAGCTACTCGCACAAGATACCGCTGTATGCGCGCCTCCCCATTGTCCGTCGTACTCGTCGAGTTCAGTGCTTAAAGGGGGCGACCATCTTCTGATCCGCTATGTCGACGACCAGACCGGCGCCCGCCTGATCCGCGTGTGCCCGGAAGACGACACCGACTGCATGCAGCGATTGCAGGCAGCGTATAGCTTGCGCAATCAGCTCGATCGCCGCTGGGCTGTCGTACCTGTCGCGCTCTCGCGATACGCGGGACGCACGGCCCTCGTATCGATCGATCCGGGCGGTGTGCTATTGGCCAACCATCTTCAGGGAACGTTCGACTTCGAATCGTTCATGACGCTTGCCGACGCGCTCACCACCGCGCTGTGCGCGAGTCATACGGCCGGGATGATTCATGGAAATCTTCGTCCCGGCAACATTCTCGTCGACTTCGACACGTGCCAAAGCTGGTTAATGGGCTTTGCGGACGGTGACGAACTCAGTGGCTATCACGAAGATGAAGGCGCAGACCTGTCGCTGATCTATAGGGCGCCGGAGCAAAGAGGCTGCTTGGAGTTAGACCGCGACATCGATGCGAGAACGGATATATATGCGCTCGGTTGCATATTCCACGAGTTGCTGACCGGCTCGGCTCCGCCTTTAGCAGGCGCCGTTGCAACGATGCATAGCGATGCGGCTGCGCATGCCGTATCCGCGTCTTGGCACGTCGCCGGCATTCCGTCGCAAGTCGCTGCCATCGTGACGAAGATGCTCGCCACGCTGCCGGAAAACCGGTATCAGTCCGTTGCGAGCCTTGCCGCCGACCTTTCGCTCTGCCGTACGTTCTGGCGCGAACGGCAAAGCATTCCTTCATTTCCACTCGACCTGCGCAACATCGGCCACAAGTTCAAGAGCCCTGCAAAGGCATACGGAAGGGTCCATGAACTGAACGTACTCACCGCGTCGCTTGAACGCGTCGCCGCGACCGGCAAAGCCGAATTCGCTTTGCTTACCGGATATTCCGGTACGGGCAAGTCGTCGCTCGTGGCAAACTTTATAGCCGGGCTCGCTGCTAAACCGCACGACTATGCGGCCGGAAAATGCGACCCGTTGAAGTCGACCGTTCCCTATTCCGCCGTCGCACAGGCATTTCAGGCGCTGCTGCGACCGATTCTCGGCGCAGAAGACGCGCCCTTTCATTCCATGCGCGCGAGGCTGACCGAAGCGCTTGGCGTGAACGCCGGCGTGCTCGCCGCACTCGTGCCCAGCGCCGCGCTTATTCTCGGTGACGTTCCGCCGGTTCCCAAGCTTAAACCGCGTCTTGAGCGCATACGCTTTCTGCGGCTAACGGCACAACTGCTAAACGCGTTCGCGACCGCGCAAAAGCCGCTCATTCTCTTTTTCGACGACCTTCAATGGGCCGACGCCGGCACGCTTGCGGTCATCAGGCATCTGATCACGGAGCCCAGCGTCCGGCATGTCCTGATTGTCGCGGCGTATCGGGATATCGGAAAACAATCGTCGTCCACATTGCAATGGCTCGACGACGACGCGATCCGGCATCAGATGGTGGTCGTTCCGGCGCAGCCTCTAAGAACCACCGATCTCGCCGAATTGATATCCGATACGCTCGCTTGCACCTTGCCTGAAGCACTGCCGCTCGCCAAGCACGTCGAGAGCAGAACGGGCGGCGAGCCGTTCTTTGCAATACGCCTTCTGGCATCGCTCGCGGACGAAGGCGCGATAAGCTTCGACTACCGCGATTGCAAGTGGACGTGGAACCTGCGCGGCGTCGCGCAAATCGCGCACCCCGACAACATCGCGGATTTCATGCGGCTCCGTATTGCGAGCCTGTCCGCCCAAACGCAAGGCACGCTCCACTATCTCGCCTGCCTCGAAAGCAGTTCATTGGATATTCTGAATGTCGCGATGCACGGCGAGCTCAGCGAAACCTTATCCGCGCTGATCGATGCGCAGAAGCAGGACCTCGTCGTGCAGCAGGCGAACAATTGGCGGTTCTGGCATGACCGTGTCCGCGAAGCCGTCTACACATCGATCCCCGCAGCCGAAAGGCAGGCCTTCCACTTCGCCATAGGCCGAACGCTTGCCGCATGCGCGACTATCGATCTGCAAGGCGACCAGTTATTCGTCGTCGTGAACCAGATCAATCGCGGCCTGCAGTTCGTCAAATCGGTTGCGGAACGACAGTCCTTCGGGCGTCTCAATCTTGCCGCGGGCCGACGGGCAAGAGATGCAGCGGAGCACGTATCGGCGCTCGGGTACTTTGCAGCGGCAGCGCGCCTGCTTTCGGGCACACGCGAATCCGCGGACCGATACGCAGCGGAGTTTCATCTTTCCGAATGCGAATTTCTCACCGGCGCAGGCTCGTTCGCCTTAAAGCGCCTTCAGCGCTTAAGCCGCAATTTCCTCGACTTGCGGCTACGCACCAGCGTCACGCGGCTGCTGGTGACTATCCTGACGGCTCGCGACCAAACGCACGACGCGCTTGACGTCGCGCTCAACTATCTGCGTCAAGCCGGCGAGCAGTTGCCGGCCAAGCCAAGCGCCGACGACGTCGATGATGAGTTCAAACGCGTAGTCAACCTGATGAACGGACGCAAGCCGCATGACCTGCTTGCAATGCCGCTCATGCGCAATATGCAGCTTCGCAGCATCATGGAAGTGTATGTCGGCCTTCTTCCGGTCGCGATCTTTCATGACCGAGATCTTCGCGACCTCGTGCTGTTGCGCATGACGGCGTTAAGCCTCGAGCACGGACACTGCGATGCCTCGACGCATGCCTACGCGGGCGTGGTGCGTGCTTTAGGCGCCCGCTACGGCGACTACGAAATGGGCATTCAGTTTGGCGAACTGGCGATGAAGCTGATCGACAACAAGGATCTCGGAAGCATGAAAGTACGCGCGCAACTCGCCGTAGGGGCATGCGTGCTGCCGTGGTCGCAGCCGGTCAAACGCGCGGAAACGTTGGTACGCGAAGCAATGCACACCGCGTCGGTCATCGGCGACCTGAACTATGAAATCTATTCGCGCAGGAACCTTGTCAGCATTCTGATTTTCTCGGCAACACCGATCCGGGAGGCCATGGCCCAGGCCGACGCGGGCCTCGATATCGCGCGAAAGTACGGCATCGACCTGATGGCCGACTCGTTTACGGCGCAGATCTGGATGCTGCGTCAGCTTTGCGGACTGCCGATCGACGAGGCGTCACTGCTGACCGCCGGCTACGATCCGCGTGCGATCGATCGCATCGCAATCAATACGGCTTTGCCGAAGTCGATTGCCGCATTTGCGCACTGGACCCGTCAAATGCAGCTTGCCCTGACGTTTGGCGATTTCGAGGCGGCGCTGACCGCCGAAAGGGAGGCAGCGAAACACGCGTGGACCTCGGACTCGCTCGTCGAGCGGGTGGACCACTGTTGTTACGGCGCATTGGCTCATGCCGAAGCGCTGCTCGCACGCTCGTTTGAAATTATCCCCGAACATGTCGTGGCGCTTTACGACCGGCATAACACGCTTGCCGTATGGGCCCGATACTGCCCAGAAAATTTTCGCTGCCGGCTCGCGCTCGTCGAGGCGCAAATAGCCTGCGTCGAAGGCCGATGCGCCGATGCCGAGCAGCGCTTTGAGGAAGCCATCAAGGATGCGCGGCAGCACGGCTTTTTCCAGATCGAAGCCATGGCTGCGGAAGCCGCCGCACGGCACTATGCACGGCGAGCTCTGCATATCGTGGCACGTTCGTATCTTTGCCATGCGCGGCAAGCGTATGTCAGTCTCGGCGCGACGGCGAAAGTACACGCAATCGACTCGGTAGACACCGAGGAACCGGTAGCGTCGACGCCGCGCGAGCGCCGCGCGGCGGATCGATCCGTATGCCACGGTCGAAACGGGCATCAAGCGGGAAGCGCAGCCCCGCCCTCAGGCGAAATGATCCTCAGCAAACTCGCGGGCACGATCGTGACGAGCTCGGTGGAATTCGCGGGCGCGCAACGCGGCATCCTCGCGCTATATAAAGGTGCGTCGCTGCAGATCGCGGCAAGGGCGCATATCACGCGCAACGGCGTCGCGCTTTCGATGTGTCCGGCCGAGCTCACTTCCCGCGACGTGCCGATGACTATCCTCAAGGAAGTCGCCCGCACCCGATCGCATATCGCACTCGACGACGTGTCAGAAAGCGACGCATTTGCTTCGGATCCCTACATCGAATCGAACCGGCCGCGTTCGATAGCCTGCATGCCGATCATCCAGCAATCGCGGCTGACCGGCATGCTCTACCTTGAAAACTGCCTGGCCGCGGGGGTATTCACATCCAGAAAGATCGACGTTCTCGTCGCGCTCGCGACGCAAGCCGCCGCGGCGCTCGAGAACGCGCGAATTTACGCGCGGGTTACTGAAGAATCGCGGCCGCGAGACAGCGCCGGCGACGCATCCCCGCCGCATGAATCGCAAACCGAACAGGCGCGCGTCAAGCCGCTTGCGACGACGCGCGAACTCGTGGCGTCCGTTGTGCATGAAGTCGCCCAGCCTTTCGCGACGGTCGGAACGGCCGCCATCGCCGCACTGAACTGGCTATCCGCCCCGCAGCCCGACATCGATCAGGCTCGCTATATGGTCGAGCAGGTCGTCGAGCAAAGCTCTCGCGGACGCAGCATCGTCCACAGTTTGCGCGCGCTGGTCGGCAACGCGGCTCCGAGCTTTGAGCTGTTCGACATCAACGAATCGATCAGCCAGACGCTGTTGCAGGTTCGTGGCCGCATTCGCGAGGCACATATCGAACTCGATACGCAATCGTTGAACCGCAATCTGCCTGTCTATGGCGATCGCACCCAGCTGCAGCAGGTGGTGCTCAATCTTCTGCTGAATGCGATGGATGCCATGGAAAGCGTGACGGGCCGCAAGCGCATACTGACGATCAACACGTCGGAGCCTTCAACAGAAGACGTTCTCGTCGCCGTCGAAGACACGGGGCCGGGCATTGCGCCTTCGGTGGCCGGACGGCTCTTCTCACCGTTCGTCACCACCAAAAAAGAAGGCCTCGGCATGGGGCTCGTGATCTGCAACATGATCATCGAAGCGCACGGGGGAGTACTGACGGTCGAACCCGGACCGGAATCCGGATCCGTATTCCGGTTTTCCTTACCCAAGGCGTCGGCGTAA
- a CDS encoding DUF3443 family protein, whose product MKKLMAILTFALVLAGCGGGGGGSGGAVSQISSQNQAANSVNVTVDNKFGFVNAPYVTVTICAPGTGNCATIDHVLVDTGSSGLRLLRSAVPASLGLANAKDSAQGNTMAECVEFGSGTAWGPISKVDLKIAGETASSLPIQIVDDSFASIPADCSSEGPDMAAKGPSSFGGNGLIGLNVMRHDCQTSCQSPAASMYYDCAGSTCTGIAVPLAEQVPNPVIDFATDNNGMTLNFPAVAPGGAGTVSGTMTFGVNTQSNNMLPATAQQMTTTVFGEVTASFNGLPMPGFIDSGSSAYFIVDPSISQCPSSFSSAPWFCPAAPTALSASLQSETGATLGVSFTLVNTESELGNGSNAAHEGIGQNMGLFGAGVLDLGEPFVYGKRITFGMPGSDDFSTGTQPFFAIQS is encoded by the coding sequence ATGAAAAAGCTCATGGCAATTCTCACTTTCGCGTTGGTGCTCGCAGGTTGTGGAGGCGGCGGTGGCGGTTCCGGTGGCGCAGTTAGTCAGATTTCGAGCCAGAATCAGGCGGCCAATTCGGTTAACGTGACGGTGGACAATAAGTTCGGCTTTGTGAACGCGCCGTACGTGACCGTGACCATCTGTGCGCCGGGCACCGGCAACTGCGCGACGATCGACCATGTTCTCGTCGATACCGGTTCGTCGGGCTTGCGTCTTCTGCGCTCGGCGGTGCCGGCGTCGTTAGGCCTCGCTAACGCGAAGGACTCGGCGCAAGGCAATACGATGGCCGAATGCGTCGAGTTCGGTTCCGGGACGGCATGGGGGCCGATTTCGAAGGTCGACCTGAAGATTGCCGGTGAAACGGCCTCGTCGTTGCCGATACAGATTGTCGACGACTCGTTTGCCTCGATTCCCGCCGATTGTTCAAGCGAAGGTCCCGATATGGCTGCGAAGGGTCCGTCGTCGTTTGGCGGCAATGGGCTGATTGGCCTGAATGTCATGCGTCACGACTGCCAGACTTCGTGCCAGTCACCCGCAGCATCGATGTACTACGATTGCGCCGGTTCGACCTGCACGGGCATTGCGGTGCCGCTCGCGGAACAGGTGCCTAACCCGGTTATCGACTTTGCGACCGACAACAACGGGATGACGCTGAACTTTCCCGCAGTCGCCCCAGGCGGCGCGGGCACGGTCTCGGGCACGATGACGTTCGGGGTCAACACGCAGAGCAACAACATGCTGCCGGCCACTGCGCAGCAGATGACGACAACCGTGTTCGGCGAGGTGACCGCCAGCTTTAACGGCCTGCCGATGCCGGGCTTCATCGACTCCGGTTCGAGCGCGTACTTTATCGTGGACCCGTCCATTAGCCAGTGCCCGTCGAGCTTTTCGAGCGCGCCGTGGTTCTGTCCGGCTGCTCCAACGGCGCTTTCGGCGTCGCTTCAGAGCGAGACCGGCGCCACGCTCGGTGTTTCGTTCACCTTGGTCAACACGGAGTCCGAATTGGGCAACGGGTCGAACGCGGCGCACGAGGGCATCGGTCAGAATATGGGGCTGTTTGGAGCGGGTGTACTGGATCTGGGTGAGCCGTTCGTTTACGGCAAACGCATCACCTTCGGCATGCCGGGTAGCGATGATTTCTCGACGGGCACGCAGCCGTTCTTTGCGATTCAGTCTTGA
- a CDS encoding SUMF1/EgtB/PvdO family nonheme iron enzyme gives MNRDLRLQHPLVQRLLDARRVTDALFAVVKPEHLYERPIRERHRIVFYIGHLEAFDHNLFADRLFPLPVFDADLDRLFAFGIDPVDGGFPTDQPSDWPSLDIVHDYAQRARAQIDHAIATFDFDAGDVSTNSPAQLMQVAIEHRLMHAETLAYMLHQLPLEQKLAPPRASETAAAGKVAHATTMVHVPAGRATLGMSRESGQFGWDNEYGEQHIDVDAFEIDRYMVTNGEFLQFLDAGGYDNRAYWSDKDWAWKEAEHIAHPVGWTRGKSGWTLRTMFDEVALPPDWPVYVSHAEASAYARWAGKALPTEAQWQRAIEGTPQADALPGNFDFRSWDPQPVHAHPENVSAFGAEGMFGNGWEWTQSLFEPLPGFEAFPFYLGYSANFFDGQHYVIKGGSPRTAQCMLRPTFRNWFQPRYQYVYAGFRCVRN, from the coding sequence ATGAATCGCGATCTTCGTTTGCAGCACCCGCTTGTCCAACGTCTGCTCGACGCCCGTCGCGTGACGGACGCGCTGTTTGCCGTCGTCAAACCCGAACATCTGTACGAAAGACCGATCCGCGAGCGTCACCGCATCGTCTTCTATATCGGCCATCTCGAGGCCTTCGACCACAACCTGTTCGCAGACCGCCTGTTCCCGCTGCCGGTTTTCGATGCCGACCTCGACAGGCTGTTCGCGTTCGGCATCGACCCGGTGGATGGCGGTTTCCCGACCGATCAACCGTCCGACTGGCCGTCGCTCGACATCGTGCACGATTACGCACAGCGTGCGCGTGCGCAAATCGACCATGCGATCGCGACATTCGACTTCGACGCCGGCGATGTCTCGACGAATTCGCCCGCGCAACTGATGCAAGTAGCGATCGAGCACCGGCTCATGCACGCGGAAACGCTCGCGTACATGCTGCATCAGTTGCCGCTCGAGCAGAAGCTCGCGCCGCCGCGCGCATCGGAAACCGCCGCAGCCGGCAAGGTTGCGCACGCAACGACCATGGTTCACGTACCCGCAGGACGCGCCACGCTCGGCATGTCGCGCGAAAGCGGCCAGTTCGGCTGGGACAATGAATACGGCGAACAGCACATCGACGTCGACGCGTTCGAGATCGACCGCTACATGGTAACGAACGGCGAATTCCTGCAGTTCCTCGATGCCGGCGGCTACGACAATCGCGCGTACTGGTCCGACAAGGACTGGGCGTGGAAAGAAGCGGAGCACATCGCGCATCCGGTGGGCTGGACGCGCGGCAAAAGCGGCTGGACCTTGCGCACGATGTTCGACGAAGTGGCATTGCCGCCCGATTGGCCTGTCTATGTGAGCCACGCGGAAGCAAGCGCCTACGCGCGATGGGCCGGCAAGGCGCTGCCCACCGAAGCGCAATGGCAACGCGCGATCGAAGGCACACCGCAGGCCGACGCGCTGCCCGGCAACTTCGATTTCCGCAGCTGGGATCCGCAGCCGGTTCACGCGCACCCGGAGAACGTCAGCGCGTTCGGCGCCGAGGGCATGTTCGGCAACGGATGGGAATGGACGCAGTCGCTATTCGAACCGCTGCCAGGCTTCGAAGCGTTCCCGTTCTATCTCGGCTACTCGGCGAACTTCTTTGATGGCCAGCATTACGTGATCAAAGGCGGCTCGCCGCGCACTGCGCAGTGCATGTTGCGGCCGACCTTTCGCAACTGGTTTCAGCCGCGGTATCAGTATGTCTATGCCGGGTTCAGGTGCGTGCGGAATTGA